Proteins from a genomic interval of Haemorhous mexicanus isolate bHaeMex1 chromosome Z, bHaeMex1.pri, whole genome shotgun sequence:
- the LOC132322444 gene encoding serine/threonine-protein kinase PAK 3-like: MIGQVCAAVCTVFSLAYSAYYVTQLTRHLTRGWRRACPLGSTAGSAAPLAPSVTEEEAEEEQRNIKPPAVVPPQPERAEPLNTRSAIQPGAAGAAWPAAASSPPAAGTSSSGAAQQPETREEQGPKTLRSIVSVGQPMSKYTAFEELGRGGFGAVYKALDISSGQQVAIKIMSLGEEMSEELAAIEILAMRDNRHRNIVSYFDSYLVDAELWLAMEFMDGGTLFDVLRAVYLEEGQIGAVCRECLQGLHFLHCRQVIHRDIKSGNVLVGMDGSVKLADFGLCAQLSPERSKRSSRVGTPSWMAPEVVRGEAYGPKVDIWSLGIMGLEMVEGEAPYQREARLRVFELIERNGTPKLQNPKHHSALLRDFLRCCLQADEDRRWSAQELLQHPFVTSGHPASSLAALITSAKQVQEDWRGDACA, translated from the exons ATGATCGGGCAAGTCTGTGCCGCGGTTTGCACTGTCTTTTCTCTTGCCTATTCTGCCTACTACGTGACCCAGCTGACTC GTCACCTGACACGCGGATGGAGACGAGCCTGTCCTTTG GGCTCAACAGCAGGGTCAGCGGCTCCTCTGGCTCCCTCTGTTACTGAGGAAGAGGCTGAAGAGGAGCAAAGGAACATCAAGCCTCCAGCTGTTGTCCCTCCACAGCCTGAACGTGCAGAGCCA CTCAACACCCGCTCTGCAATTCAGCCTGGTGCCGCCGGAGCAGCatggcctgcagcagccagctcgCCCCCCGCTGCTGGCACTTCATCCAGCGGCGCAGCCCAGCAGCCCGAGACgagagaggagcagggcccGAAGACACTGA GGAGCATTGTGAGTGTGGGCCAGCCAATGAGCAAATACACGGCCTTTGAAGAACTCGGACGAGG gGGGTTTGGAGCTGTTTATAAAGCCCTTGACATCAGCAGCGGACAACAG GTGGCCATCAAGATCATGTCGCTTGGGGAGGAGATGTCCGAGGAGCTGGCTGCCATTGAAATCCTGGCCATGAGGGACAACAGGCATCGCAATATCGTCTCCTACTTTGACAG ctACCTGGTGGATGCAGAGCTTTGGCTGGCCATGGAGTTCATGGACGGCGGCACCTTGTTTGATGTGCTCCGGGCAGTGTACCTGGAGGAAGGACAGATAGGCGCTGTCTGTCGGGAG tgcctgcaagGACTGCATTTCCTTCATTGCCGCCAAGTCAtccacagagacatcaaaaGCGGCAACGTTCTTGTGGGCATGGATGGATCCGTCAAGTTGG CTGACTTTGGCCTCTgcgctcagctcagccctgagcgCAGCAAGCGCAGCTCCCGCGTCGGCACTCCCAGCTGGATGGCACCGGAGGTGGTGAGAGGAGAAGCCTacggccccaaagtggacatcTGGTCCCTGGGGATCATGGGGCTGGAAATGGTGGAAGGGGAAGCTCCTTACCAGCGGGAAGCCCGTCTCAGG GTTTTTGAACTGATAGAAAGgaatgggaccccaaaactgcagaACCCCAAGCACCACTCGGCTCTCCTGCGCGACTTTCTCcgctgctgcctgcaggcagacGAGGACAGGCGCTGGTCTGCCCAGGAACTCCTGCAg CATCCCTTTGTGACCTCAGGCCatcctgcctccagcctggctgctctgatCACCTCAGCCAAGCAAGTGCAGGAAGATTGGAGAGGAGACGCCTGCGCCTGA